Genomic window (Penaeus vannamei isolate JL-2024 chromosome 22, ASM4276789v1, whole genome shotgun sequence):
GATGAATGAGATAAATTCACATCCATATCTCGTTTCTCCTGGCGACAGAGTCTCCCTCGCGGCGAAACCCACACCGGAAAGTATGCTATTTcaagattcttctttttttcttttttttttacagtgctgTGTACGTATATCTTCTTCGGTTACCTGACACATGCGCAATTAAAGACCTGCCCGCTGACGCCTCGTATGAAGCGCTTACGATCTATTCATAGATGTTTCAAAATCAGCATCCTTCGCGCAGACAAAGGGAAGCTCAGCGCCATGTTTGCTTACGTCTCACAGGTGCCACGCTGCGTCGCCACTGCATCGAGATAATGCTTCAGAtattgcaatgtatatatatgtatatatatacatatatatatatatatatatatatatatatatatatatatatatatatatataatataatataatatatatatatataatataatatttatatatatatatatatatgtatgtatatatatatatatatatatatatatatatataatatatatatatatatacatttatatatatatacatatatatataaatatgtatatatatatatatatagatagatagatagatagatagatagatagataggtagatagatagatctctctttctctatctctctctctctctctctctctctctctttctctttctatatatatatatttatatatatatatatatatatatatatatatatatatatatgatatatatatatgatatatatttatatatatatatatatatatatatatatatatatatatatgcatatatttatatgtatatatatcatatatatatatacatatatttatacataagcatatgtacacacacacacacacatacatacatacacacacacacacacatatacacacacacacacacatacacacacacacacacacacacacacacacacacacacacacacatatatatatatatatatatatatatatatatatatatatatatatatatatatatatatatatacatatatatatatatatatatatatatatatatatatatatatatgtatatatatgtatatatatatatatatatatatatatatatatatatatatatatatatatatatgtatatgtatatgtatatgcatatatgcgtgtattcatgtttatatatatgtatatatatatatatatatatatatatatatatatatatatatatatatatatatatatatatatatacacatatacatatatatgtatgcatgtatgtatgtacacacacatacaaacacacacacacacacacacacatatttatatgtgtgtgtgtgtgtgtgtgtgtgtgtgtgtgtgtgtgtgtgtgtgtgtgtgtgtgtgtgtgtgtgtgagtttgtgtgtgtgtgtgtgtgtgtatgtgtgtgtttagaacaAGTCGATATTCAGTAAATGTGCTACCCTCATGTTTGCAGACTTGATAATCAGTTGCATAAGGAGAGAGTTTCTACAGAATTTGGCAACAAGTTATTTCGCAATCTTTTTGCAAGCGAAGCGTCGTCCATTCAGCTGAGGCGTCTCTTCAGCTGTCAATCACGCTGTTAGCTCTGCTGTcgattttcctttcctccatgtcatctcccgtcttccttccttgcttcccatcgcgccccccccccctgtctggcgctccctcccgtctccccacttctccccctcccgctccccagcCCGTAATCTTTCACCCGCTCCTCCAGCCCCTcgaccctctctccccaccctctctctcctctctttctccccaccccttctcccctccctctctccccaacccctctcccctccctctctccccaacccctctccccaccacctctcccctccctctctccccaccccctctgcccaccccctcttcccaccccctattACCATCCCgtctccccacccactctccacaccctctctcccaccctctctccccacccactctccccaccccttctccccatcccattccccaccccctttccttcccctctccccatacctctcCACATCCTCACTCCacatctcctctccccacctcctctcccctccctctcctcccacccccctctccccaccccttctccccatccctccccatccctctctccctcacccccctcttccaccccctcttcctacctcctcaccctccctctctccccaccccctcttcctccctatctcccctccttctatccccacccctctcactccctctctcccaaccacctctccctccctctctcccgtccctctctctccatcccctctccctccctctcccctccctctctccccaccacctctccccaccccctctccctccctctctccccaccccctctccctccctttctcccctccctctctccccactccctctccccaaccacaCATCCCTTCACCCCTCgaactatcctcccctcctcccttcacccccgcccccgcccttcccctcctccactccaccagcTTCCCGATTAGATTTTGATCGCACCCGATTGTGCAGTCAATGCAATTTGTTTCCAAATCGTCCTCAATTTATTTCGAAAATTTGTAAAACTGATCCCTGTGATAAGATCAGGGAGAGGGAATTACCAGTCGGCGCGGCGCTGTTTGCCTTCCCTCCCGCcggttgggggggcggggggggggcgcttcagatgcatatgcatgtatgtgtgtatatgtgtatatgtatatatatatttatatatatatatatatatatatatatatatatatatatatatatatatatatatacatgcatacatatatatatatatatatatatatatatatatatatatatatatatatatatatatatatatatatatatataaagagagagagagagacaaatatatatatatatatatatatatatatatatatatatatatatatatatatatatatatatacatatatatatatatatatatatatatttatttatttatttatttatttatatatatatatatttatatatatatttatatttatatatatatatatatatatatatatatatatatatatatatacatgtatgtatgtatgtatgtatgtatgtatacacacacacacacatatacgtatatatatatatatatatatagaaatatatatatatatatatatatatatatatatatatatatatatatgtatatatatacatatatatatacttatatatatatatatatatatatatatatatatatatatatatatatatatatatatatatgtttgtgtgtgtgtgtgtgtgtgtgtgtgtgtgtatatatatgcatatatatatatatatatatatatatatatatatatatatatatatatatatatatatatatatatatatatatatatatatatatatatataaatacatgtatatatatatatatatatatatatatatatatatatatatatatataagtatatatatatatatatatatatatatatatatatatatatatatatatatatatatacatgcgtgtgtgtgtgtatatatatatatatatatatatatatatatatatatatacttatatatatatacatatatatatatatatatatatatatatatatatgtatatatatatatatatatatatatatatatatatatatatatatacatatatatatgtgtatgtatatatatgcatatatatatatatatatatatatatatatatatatatatatatatatatatacatatatatatatatgtgtatgtatatatatgcatatatatatatatatatatatatatatatatatatatatatatatatatatatatatatatatacatgtgtgtgtatatatatatatatacttatatatatacatatatatatatatatatatatatatatatatatatatatatatatatatatatatatatatatatatatatatatatatatatatacatatatatacatatgtgtttgtgtgtgtgtgtgtatgtatatatatatatatatatatatatatatatatatatatatatatatatatatatatatatatatatatatatatatatactgtatatatacatatatgtatatattcccttTCGACCTGTCTGttaatctgtatctatatgtttatgtctatgtatctaattatctatttttctgtctgtctgtctgcctctctatctatctgtttatttaactttatatatttatatatacatatgtgtatatattagagagagagagagagagagagagagagaacgaaagacagagatggagagagagaaaaaaaagagagagagagagagagagcaagaaacaaaacataacgaaataacgaaaagaaCGTAAAACGATCTAGCAAATATTAGCTATAAATCCCCGgtctaacctctccctccctctcccccctccctccctctttccttcctcccccctccctccctcttccctgcccccattcctccactctccctcctccctccttcctcccccacctccctctttccccctccctccctcttccccccttccttcctcccctccttcctccttcctacccccctccctccttcctccctcctcctcctccctcttccccctccctccctcttccctccttccttcctcccctcctccctccttcctacccccctccttccctcttccctccgccccctccctccttcctcctccctccatcttccctccttcctcctctctccctcttccctccttcctccctccctccctccatccatcctcctccctccctcttccctccttccaccctccacccctcttccctctttccttctctctccgtcttccccccttcctcctctctccctcttcccttcttccccccccccccatcactccctcctcctccctcccttttcccttcttcctcctctctctccccctccctccttccccctccctccccctctctcccccactctcttccctccttcctccctcctcctacccgctGGTCAGGAAACCCAGCCTCGGCTTCCTAACACACGCTCCTTGTACACCCATCGGATTGAATTTCAGCTGTGtgatttttcccccatttttttttttttttttttcgaaatttgcaCTTGAAAGCGGTCAGGCCTCCGGGCACTCGTGCTCCCTGCGTCCGGAACACCGCNNNNNNNNNNNNNNNNNNNNNNNNNNNNNNNNNNNNNNNNNNNNNNNNNNNNNNNNNNNNNNNNNNNNNNNNNNNNNNNNNNNNNNNNNNNNNNNNNNNNNNNNNNNNNNNNNNNNNNNNNNNNNNNNNNNNNNNNNNNNNNNNNNNNNNNNNNNNNNNNNNNNNNNNNNNNNNNNNNNNNNNNNNNNNNNNNNNNNNNNNNNNNNNNNNNNNNNNNNNNNNNNNNNNNNNNNNNNNNNNNNNNNNNNNNNNNNNNNNNNNNNNNNNNNNNNNNNNNNNNNNNNNNNNNNNNNNNNNNNNNNNNNNNNNNNNNNNNNNNNNNNNNNNNNNNNNNNNNNNNNNNNNNNNNNNNNNNNNNNNNNNNNNNNNNNNNNNNNNNNNNNNNNNNNNNNNNNNNNNNNNNNNNNNNNNNNNNNNNNNNNNNNNNNNNNNNNNNNNNNNNNNNNNNNNNNNNNNNNNNNNNNNNNNNNNNNNNNNNNNNNNNNNNNNNNNNNNNNNNNagtttgtagaaaaaaaaaatcctcttcgtAAGACATACTctaacatgtaaataaatataggtTTTCTATGAACAGCAACTCAacctattcctttctccttttaaccTTCTTAGATTTAGTTGAGAATTCATTTCAAGGAAAAATTTTCAGAAGGGCGCACTTaacaattttttaaaataaatatctaatCTACAAAACACACTTGAAACCAAATCTGTTTGTGTaactataataagaaaataaaagatacattGCCTTGAAATTCACAAAGGAATTTTGCTGAATATTTTTCTAATGACACTATAACAACTTCCACTATAATGTCCAAGTTACCAATTCCCTTTGAAGAATtgttaaaattataaaaaaaaaaaaaaaaaaaaaaaaattattgcctTTTTCTTAGTGTTGAACTATAAAGCAATTAACTCGCTTAACTTTCTACAATTCTTGTCAcgataagataaaaaaattaaaaaatcacagGATATCAGGTATCACCAAGGCTAAATAATGCCATCagtattaaaataaaaacaatgctcCTGGAATCAATTAAGTACCATTCCATGACACACTGTGATCCAACTACATAACCAAATTCTATGTTtgcaatataacaataacaacggccCATCAGAAGAAGTACTTCCGACAGTTGGCAGCACCGCATCGGCATTCAGTCTTTCCATACTGAAGTCCCCTGTTTCCTTTGGGAGTCTTCAGTATCATGTCTGGTGAGGTTGACACTGCTCTAATTCCTTCACTTTTCTGGGGAGTTGTGACCTCTCCAAATGCATCTTCAGTAGATTCTAACATtcagaataaataaaggaagacatTAGCAATCAAATGTATGAAGTCCTAAATCAATGAGAAGTATGAATAACACACAATGTTACTTATATTATAGTCAAAGGATATGACCTCAAAATATTTCAAGTTATCCTCTCACAATATATTTTTACTTTACATGTAAATTATAATTAACAGCACATGATTACAAGTTGCATAATTTAGTTTTACCTgtatgaaaatgacaaaataagtAGACCTCACTGGTATAGCCATTCCCCAAAATTTGCTTCACATAAGGACAtgcaaatattgtatattttcattaattccttTCTCTGGTTAATAGATATACTGACAGAAACACTGACTACAGCCCACCTTTTCCTTGATCCAAGTTTCCATTTGCCATCTGCTGGGAACCGAGTCCAGAGTTGTAGTCGAAGGtcaattcttctcccttttttatgtCTCTTACACTAAATAAAGCAAGTCTAGGAAGATCGGGGTCAAGGCAGTTCACCCAAACATTAAAGACAACGAGATTTGGATCACACTGGAAAACAAACCATTAGTACATAAGAAGACTATACAAAACCATTCAAACTGATTCAGCAAAGATAAAAGCTATTATACTACACTGACAGAGGATTGACAGAGGATACTGACATTTAACTCAAGTCTGTCTGATTTTTAATGGTGTAAAACATTCAGTGATAATACAGCAGTGCAAGTTAACCCACGAAAAATAGTTGTGAATAATAAAACTAGCCAGAATCTTAAGCTTCTATGAGAGTACCCTTAAATTCATTATcctacatatataattaataattaccGAGTGGTTGATGAAATGCGATACATTCCCATATTTTGCAGCATCAACTGTGTAAAGATTCTGATCTCCTTTGTCATAATCTAGATCAAAGAGATATGTGCAACCTTGGGCAtctggaaaagaataaaaaaaaaactaatttcaaTAAATCACTAATAACTAAAGTACACTGAACTAattccccccctacacacacacatacacaaaaataataaaaataatgtgacATCACGGACTCCATGTCTTATCATTATGTATGACCACCTTTTTTTCTGTGCTCTTCTGAAATTGGCCTGCTAGCTCCAGTTACTGTACAGTTTTCAAGTCAATATAAATTCAATTTTGTATCTCAAACAAACTACTGTCATACAAACCATAGATTTTCCCTCGTCTTTCAGCTTCCTCTGAAGTAATAACTTCTCCAACATACTCCGTAACAAAAGTATCTTTTTTAATACTTTCCATTGCTTTGACTCCCCAGCCACAACTATTTGCAGTTCGGAAGATGCTTAGGCTGACATTCCTTCCTTTTTGTACTACTCTGTTTGAGCAATGCGAGTTGCATTTGCATCTTTTATTACACTCATAAATTGGTGTGCCAAGTGATAcctaaagagaaaggaaaaaaacaatcaattaCACCTAATGCAAAAATCCTTTGCAACACCTACAATGATGACTTAAATAAAAGTCCTGATATCAGGGGTTTTAATGCTTTAATTCAACTTATggactaaactttttttttcttttttcttttttactaggTGTGCATATAATCCTCAGATTCAGTTACTAAAGGCCCATTTAATTGActgtaggaaaaaaaaatcaatcctcAATATCATAAAGTAAGCTGGTGGTTAAGGTGTAACCATACCACACATAAGAGATATGAAATAACAAAATGTGCAAACagcagaagaaaaatacaattgctgaaaataaaaaaaaataaaacctgaaGAAAAAGGTTTTCATGCTACTAGGAGGACAGTTAACAAGAAACTCTGATGCATATCATGACGGTAATACGGGGGAAGTAAACTGGGtcatgatgaaaaaaaacaaaaaaaaacaatctacatCTTAACCAAATGCCACCAGGAAAATGTTGCATTGACTACAGTATTCTATTGTGAAATGTCTCCACACATACATGGCTCTGCCAGTCCTCAAAAAGGAGTTAATTAGTAGACGATGTGACCTCAACTGATTTCACCTCTCCTATTTGTGGGAAAATGCTTTTTTAGCAAATGTTATCAATATATACTGTTATTTTTACAccagataataatattgaaaatcaaggaaaagggtaaacaggtgagacaggttgTTCTCATAATTGACACATTGATGATGGGAGTACTTTAGAAGCCATGtatgtgtaaaaacaattactaaatctaACAACTAGTGGGCATAGCATCCCCCGCATTATGTGGTTAAAGACTCAAAAGCAAGGTATCATGGACAGGCTCTTTCTTGTGGATCTTCATCACACTTCCAAAGATCACTGGACCAtcatcacaaaaaagaaagaaagaaagcaagatgataaagaagagacagaaagaaagaaagaagagacagaaagaaagaaagaagagacagaaagaaagaaagaagagacagaaagaaagaaagaagagacagaaagaaagaaagaaagaaagaagagacagaaaaaagagagaagagacagaaagaaagaaagaagagacagaaagaaagagagaaagaaagaaagaaagaagagaaagaaagaaagaaagaaagaaagaagagaatgaaagaaagaaagaaagaaagaaagaaagaaagaaagaagagaaagaaagaaagaaagaaagaaggaaagaaaaagaaagaaagaaggaaagaaagaaagaaagaagagaaagaaagaaagaaaagaagagatagaagtgaagaagagaaagaaagaaagaaagaaagaagtgaagaagagaaagaaagaaagaaagaaaaagaaagaagaaagagaaagaaagaaagaaagaaagaaagagagaagagaaagaaagaaagaaaagaaagaaagaagagatagaagtgaagaagagaaagaaagaaagaaagaaagaaagaaagaaagaaagagagaagagaaagaaagagagaagagaaagaaagaaaggagagaaagaaagaaagaagagaaagaaaaagaagagaaagaatacttACTTTTAGTCTCCCATACTTATTGTAGGCAAACCAAGAATTCATCTGATCAGGACAGCAGGACTTGCAGTTGTTGAAACAGTCCTCACACTCGCAGCCCAGCACTGGATCCGATGGGATTGTTACCCCTGGTCCAGCCTGTTCCATAGAAAAACAAATTCATTTTACTTATAATTCTTAACAAGTAATGCTGATAGGAGGAGCTATAGATTCATGAACATGACATTAAAATGACAAATATATCAAGAGGCCTTTTAGTTTCAGGAAGGTGTAGAATCTTTATGTCTTATGTTTGTTACTATTTAAGCATACACTGAATCTGAAGTAAAATTACTTACTCTTAATTCATTGATGTATATAAAATTCATTGCTGGTAGCTCAAGGTCAACATTATTCTCCACACTCAGTTTAGCAGGATCACTGCATACTGAATTGATTTTTCGCTCCCACATGCGTAGTTCAGCTAACTGCTTTTTGCGCTTTGTCTCTACCTCTCTTAACGTTACATGCTCCACTAATGTCTGTATTAgtttatcatatctctctctctgccaagtgaatataaaaaaaatcataaaacatatatgcaatcTGAACAATATCATACAAATCTTGACAGCCTTACATTTTATCACTTTCTATAACAGAAAACTGTTACTCATGAAATTCACATAAACATCTATGTAAGGGACAGTCACACTGGTCTATTCTGTCCAGGGATCCTAAGAGAGAATGGGATGCTTCCCAAGCTGGGATGGGATCTGAGATAAAAATCCCTAGCCAGCGCAGAATTGGTGTGTCAGTATTTCATCGCTAGCCAAACCAGGAAATATATTGCCAAAACAAAAACTTTAATATATTTACAAGTAACCTCATTACTTCAAATCCTAAAAAGGGATTATTTTATGTTAAAACCAATCTATTTTTGAAGCACCAAGACATATTGCATCAAATAATAAGGTCTCATTAAATTTGTACAAAAATCAGATAAACATTTATTTGACCAACAAACATCAACCCACTCCGACACGCCAAAGACATGGAGGTCTCTTCAGAAGTTATTTACTCCTTGTTGGATAAAGTGAAAGCCAAATGGCCGTTATGCAATACCAATCATAAGGATTATAAAAGCAAGAATTAGAGAAGAACATTAATGGATGAAATAAGCAAGGAACCTTGTCCCAAACGTTGTAACCGCTGAACTGAGATGTTAGATCTCTCCGAGGGGATACTGTATGTAGTGTGACCAATCCCAAGCTGCAACTGACCAGACTTCAGcaaggctgtctagggatcccaggagaGAGAAGACTAGTATGACCATTGCTTAAGGCATAATTTTCAAATTtgagaaaatctaaaaaaataaaggaaacaattGCCACTTCCTACCTTTCTTGTTGAAATAACTTTGTCTGCTAATTCAGTAATTTTAAACTCCATCTTGGGAACCACTGGCTTTGGAGATAACAAGACCTTTAGTGATTTCTCCAAATTCTGCCTGGCTGGGTCAGATGCAATAGCCAGGATTGCCTGCCGCTGCAGTTCCTTTGTACTTGGGTCATTGGGCAGTGGATAACTGCTGAACCTGAAAATCATTTAAATCAAAattgtaaagaaataaaaaccatCATGATTAACACATAATTTTAAACATACCTTCTCTTTTTTACAACATTCAGGATATAGGATGGCCAAAAAGCAACAGCTTTTTCCTAAATCATAATATCATAGTCATCGCAAATGACGAAAGCTTCTAAtagcttttattcttattattctaaaTCCAGCTTGAAAAGTATAGGAGGAAACCAAGATATCTTTATAAAAAGTGCCGAGTTATGATGACCATGCTACATAGGCAGAGAAAATTCAACACTGAGTCAAGGCTGGTCGTACATGCCCCTGCACCAAGAATAACTCACATAAATATTCAGGCCCACAACATATATTAAATCACCAGTAGCCATTAACTATATATGAAATGCATACAAGCTTGTTTGAGCACAGTGTATGGATAAATTCAATAAAATAACCACAGAAATGGTTACATACAATTTTCTTTATGTTGTGTGCATTTAATGTGATAGCATTATGAGGATTATGAGGAGCATAGATATCCtccaccaaaaagaaaaaagaaaaatgcatgaataaatatctTTGTTTACATCCCAACTCAAAATGGAAACCAATCTTCATCTGCTTATGCCCTTGTTACATCAAGGTGGACTTTAATTATCATATGTCTGTTTCCTGCTTCATGTATGGagcaacaaaccaacaaactccCTGAAACATTCTAGCTCAAGACACTTTTTAAACTCCTTAAATATCTATTTTGAGCCAAAAAATTGGGGGTTAATATGGAGTTTTGCTTAAGGCCAAATCAGTTAATCAAAAGTTTACTGTATCATGAAAATTGAGTTGAATGTTGCAAAAggagatatttttctttcatttgttcaaacagaattaaaaaaaaaaaaaaaaaaaaaagctagactTTGATGGTAACTTTATAAAATTATTACACCCTCATAAGGAATGGTTCCTGTAAGGATTTCAGTTTAGTTATTTTGTAGGATTTATTACATGCAGATTAAGTAACAAACGCAAAAAAGTGCATTCCACTGACAAAAGGAGTAATACTTTTAAGTATAATTTCAAGAAAATTAGTAACAATGATTGACGAAGATAACTAAACATGCTGTAAACCAGTGGCTCTGAACCTCTTTCAAGTCACAGACCCCTTTAAGAATCTAATGATGAACTCTGGAGCCCCCTCccataaatattcacataaacaatTTTGCATGGAATGTTCATAATGTATTTTATCTATTGAGATTTGATTGCCTCATGAATGTGAGAGACAAGTATTATTAAACTTGAAGGTAAAAATCTAAAAAGTCACGCTCCTTTTTATGAAAAAAGCAATGGTCAGGTTTGTATTGCTCACAAACTCCCTAAAAcccgggggtggggggtcatgAATCCCTGGTTGAGAGCCCCTGTTTTAAATAAATTGAAAATCTGATGTATTGGAAAGGCATTGAAACTACGTTGAGgcttttatttcaatttccattGAACTTTTTATCAACGCTTTATACATTTTGAGAAAACtattggttaatggttgaaataaataaatgtgttagacatcaaaggtcatatggcACTATTGTAAAGTATTTTTTGGGAAAAGAGTAAAAATTACTAAATTATTAGACAATATGTGTCAGATAGGTTAcagagcattataggatagtatggtagtgaagagtaaagagagtagagaaaatCAAGTAAAGCAGGGATTagcaaaaaggggaaggggatatgggcatagggtgattagatcaaatggagagggagaggaacactgGATAAGGAAAACTGGCAAAGGAGCCATTATGAAACAGTTAACAGGTAACACACCTAGAGATGGAttttggagaagtaggagaataaATCCAGGGAATGAGATAAAGGAACAGGGAAAGGTGGTGAAGcatcaggaagaatgtcaaggAGGGGAAGGATCTGGAGGACATTGTTGCAACAGAAAGGAGTCAAGTGTGCATCCAGGTGGAAGtggtaaggataatggggaaagg
Coding sequences:
- the LOC113827542 gene encoding histone-lysine N-methyltransferase SUV39H2 isoform X2, giving the protein MGNVLSGWDKQNFDLEPETTAKTGASGLKTERDQSSENIGQTPQHNGNAVKDEATVSITPPASEAGNDEDLLVPGYETSKPLQKSAESSKARMPEKKRRHRHSEGPQSPKNVKRPRRSLIEDYLTIVDKAENQKQNSSVVSQEEDEAEYEVETIVNFKRSEGQYFYNVLWRGYGPEDNTWEPSENLTSCAELLVDFYKARYLHRDGLTSEEEFSSYPLPNDPSTKELQRQAILAIASDPARQNLEKSLKVLLSPKPVVPKMEFKITELADKVISTRKRERYDKLIQTLVEHVTLREVETKRKKQLAELRMWERKINSVCSDPAKLSVENNVDLELPAMNFIYINELRAGPGVTIPSDPVLGCECEDCFNNCKSCCPDQMNSWFAYNKYGRLKVSLGTPIYECNKRCKCNSHCSNRVVQKGRNVSLSIFRTANSCGWGVKAMESIKKDTFVTEYVGEVITSEEAERRGKIYDAQGCTYLFDLDYDKGDQNLYTVDAAKYGNVSHFINHSCDPNLVVFNVWVNCLDPDLPRLALFSVRDIKKGEELTFDYNSGLGSQQMANGNLDQGKESTEDAFGEVTTPQKSEGIRAVSTSPDMILKTPKGNRGLQYGKTECRCGAANCRKYFF
- the LOC113827542 gene encoding histone-lysine N-methyltransferase SUV39H2 isoform X1, whose product is MMSESEKKKVAPSPGKKRNQEGHRVKVEAQEKLDGCFKELHEAFSRTKQAFILYKSKSFFFPDPEFLKKFTYYLKQVEGNLLDMGNVLSGWDKQNFDLEPETTAKTGASGLKTERDQSSENIGQTPQHNGNAVKDEATVSITPPASEAGNDEDLLVPGYETSKPLQKSAESSKARMPEKKRRHRHSEGPQSPKNVKRPRRSLIEDYLTIVDKAENQKQNSSVVSQEEDEAEYEVETIVNFKRSEGQYFYNVLWRGYGPEDNTWEPSENLTSCAELLVDFYKARYLHRDGLTSEEEFSSYPLPNDPSTKELQRQAILAIASDPARQNLEKSLKVLLSPKPVVPKMEFKITELADKVISTRKRERYDKLIQTLVEHVTLREVETKRKKQLAELRMWERKINSVCSDPAKLSVENNVDLELPAMNFIYINELRAGPGVTIPSDPVLGCECEDCFNNCKSCCPDQMNSWFAYNKYGRLKVSLGTPIYECNKRCKCNSHCSNRVVQKGRNVSLSIFRTANSCGWGVKAMESIKKDTFVTEYVGEVITSEEAERRGKIYDAQGCTYLFDLDYDKGDQNLYTVDAAKYGNVSHFINHSCDPNLVVFNVWVNCLDPDLPRLALFSVRDIKKGEELTFDYNSGLGSQQMANGNLDQGKESTEDAFGEVTTPQKSEGIRAVSTSPDMILKTPKGNRGLQYGKTECRCGAANCRKYFF